Within the Erigeron canadensis isolate Cc75 chromosome 6, C_canadensis_v1, whole genome shotgun sequence genome, the region GTTAATGGTTTGGCGCTATCAGGTATTTATTATACACGTTAGTAGaaacttatattaatttttgttgtgttactaatattttttgaatttacTTTGTAGCTTGTTTTTATGCAAATGAAAACTACTATGCGAGGGGATACTATTTGGGTGATGACATATACCCAGAATATGCCACATTTGTGAAGACTTTTACTGACCCGATGGATGAGAAGAGAATATTGTTTAAGAAGAAGCAAGAGGCGGCACGAAAAGATATTGAAAGAGCATTCGGTGTGCTAAAGAAGCGGTGGAAGGTTCTTAAAAATCCGGCACGATATTGGGACAGGGAGAGAATGCAAGACGTGGTATATGCTTGTGTCATTTTGCATAACATGATTTTGGAGGACGAGGACAAGGCTACTTGCCAAGACTTTGATGAGGAGGATCCCACTCTAGTTCCGGGATATTGGTATACGCAAACTCCAATGGAACAACGTCTCCAAAATCTACGTGCGGTGAAGAATCGAGAGACTCACAACATGCTAACGGCGGATTTGGTTAATCATATATGGTCGACGATACCACGTGACTTCAAGCCCGTTGCCGATCCGTTTGCAGACTTTGGTGATTACGTTAGTTCCGACGATGAgtagttttatgtttaatgtttatgtattagtattttgtatgttttaaaacttttatttgatgtttagtttgtatttatttttaagaattaTGTAAGAATATTATGTTTAGTAGTATgttattaataaacaaataaaaattacttattaaaataacacaaattaaataaataaataaaaaatgaacaaGAGTTAGGAGAAAATCCTCACTCCAAAGGAACGccccaaaatcaaaagaactTCACATGTCACCAAAAGAAGCAAAAGGAGTTTTAAGAACCCTTGCTCCCACTAGCCTTAGGGAGAGGCCTAAGTACCGTAGCCGCACGTTCTACCAAAGCAGTTAGATTCAATGGACTTGATCAATCTAACTGACAGATTGAAATCATTATTAATTGGGATGTCAGTTTTTTGtccatttataatttaattgacAAGGACCATATGGTCCAAACTCCTCAAGGGCAATATATgcttacatatatacatgtattttaattaatctttCTTATATGGACAACATCAATATAGAATAACAACTAGTTTTATTATCCACACGTTTCCCTAAGAAACAAAAACATCTATTGCGAACAAAAGTCTAGGTCTCCTATATTAAGATCCGATGCACAGTGCAGACTGTGCAGTTGCTCCTATTGACACTTCAATTACAATAAAGATAGCGTATTAacgaaataaacaaaaaaaaaagtactcaGTAATAGATAATAAAAGAATGCTTACCTTTATAACAAACAGAgacattttattttacatacCATCAATTACCATAAAATAGCCGCCgttttgtatatgaaaactatcgtttcatctactgttcacagtggcatttttgtaattagTTCCAACTTTATGGTTACTTACTAGTATTAATTAATAGCCGATACTTTATGAAATATGATTATACGTACTATTTTGtaaaacaaaagttttttttagtcAAAAATTGATGTTGGAAGAGATATATTTCAATATAACAAAagcaaaggttttttttaaaataacaataGCAAAGATCTATTTTTCGATAAAATGTATCTATCACAAACATCAGattatgggaaatgattaatcttttaaaaataatagcctaaaaatcttcctaactATTAGATggagatatataaaaaaaatcagagagcaaaattaggaaagaaaattagtggatttACATGTCATAGTTTAGGAGAATTTTCAGACTATCATTTTAgaaagattaattatttttttaaaataatttgttGTTAATGAAGACATAATAAAACCGCAACGGAGTGCGGCTAATTTTTCTAGTTTTAATATCGTTAATATGATGTATTACTTTATGTATAATCGGGTGTTGTCCCCAGAGATACATCTAGATGTTGCTCGAAAGACATTACGtcacataaataaataatcacgttTAGAAAACTGAAAGGGGAAAGAGGGCCCATTGGGCCACTAAATGAAGTTCAAGCTTTGCTGTCAAATTGAAAACCCAGTGACACGAAAATTCatacttcaaaatttaaataaattcgTTTATATGAGTAATGCTACAAtgaaaacattttaaaataagaacatgaTAAAGAACAGTTTATGCTTAAGAATTTGAGAGGCCTTAAACGAAATTAATTTTATAGGCCTaggttattaacaaaaaaaaaaaaaaaaaaaatgatatgtcACACTGTGAAAGGCACTCTTATACAAAATCTATTAGGGTCCTTTCCTTATAAATATGTAGtctcctttttatttttctaaaggCATAACAATAGGTCAAAAGGCCATTAGCCAACTTAATTTTTTCCTATTTTATAATAGTATTAGCtcaaatatctataatactaaGCTCACTCTACAAAATATGGAGACCAATAAAAATGGGGGCGCAAAGCAATTGCTTATCCAAGACTAGTATTAAGTGGTAGGAACACTTAATATCATCATGcattaaaaatctataaaactaatatacGCTTAACATCTTTAAGGAATCCACGAGTTGGATATTATGTGTTTATTTGCGAAAACAGAGTTGCGGAATCtcgtaactatatatatatatatatatatatatatatatattaatgaaacaTGTAGTAAAATgattatattaacaaaaaaaatcaatataaacaaTGAATTTTACTATAAAGATACGTAAGAAGATGATCAACACCGaatgttttaaaaagaaatcaaaaataagaaTTGTAAAGCTCAATATTAGTTAAGTACGGagtaataaattttattaaatgttgAACTTCTAAAAGCTTTATTTTATTGTAGTGCAAAGCTTTTTCTAGAGAAATGGCAAAAAAGTTTTTCTAAATTTACCGTTGTAGATGTTCTTACCATAAGTTTATGGTTGCTTTAAACTGTTGGGAAAACTACAGTCTTTTGCAAACGTATCCTATTCAGATTCGTAGGGAAAGAACGGCAAAATCCATTCGGCATAAAATTCAATTGTGTATTGACATCGTTGTAATATATCTGGGAATGAAATTAGTTAAATACAATATACAGCTGAATACACAAAAACTTAATCCCAAAAGGAATGACTTGAGGAATGaaaaaatcatttcaaatgaacATCCACGCTACCAGCAATCCAGTATCAAATCAATCTCGTGTCAATCTGATCCTGTCAAACACTGACAATACATATATTAGGTTGATCCTTTAAAACACCAAACCAACAACTATTTGAAATATGAATCATTGAATTGTAAACAAAAAATAGCAATCGAAACTTCGATGaaattaacatgtataaaaactTCCCTAATCTTAGCAAATACACAAATGGTTGGACCATCCATATCGAACTCAAGATCATACCATATAGGAGTGGGTtgtttgttttaagtttttaacatatcTGTTAGTGGCTCGTGCAACTAATTCAATCAAAAATACTAAACTATATTGATTTACATATACCTATATAATCTAATTGACTCTGTAATGGGCATAAATAAaggatcatatatatgtatttgtcaATCCATATCATGCTAGTTGCTTCTCATGTagtcatataaataaataaataaatttagctCGTCCAGCAACGGGGTGTGTTTGGAGTTTGGACTCATAATGGATGGAATCAACATTGGAGGGAATATGAGGAGTTCCTATGGTTTGCAGTATTACACACTCTGAATTCAGTTACAAAACTAAAGTATAGAATGAAATTTATTTGTGTACCTGGATTAGCCATCTACACGACTGCACATAGTATTACATAGCTTCAATATCCTTGATTAAACGCTCTAAATTACAATAAGAGGATCCACCATCTATCAAGCATTGTTTTGCAAAGTTACTCATTTGATCAGCTGACCTCCTAAACTCATCTTTCCTATCCTCCATCAGTTCTCTCACTGTCTTCTCTATAATCACTTTGTCACAAGTATCCTTCATGTCCAAACCCAACTTCCATACTTCTCCGACAAATCTACTATTCACTTGTTGGTCCAAAAAATAAGGCCAGCAAATCATTGGAACGCCTTCAATCACACTTTCTAAAGTCGAGTTCCACCCACTGTGTGTTAGAAACCCACCCACGGCATTGTGGGCCAAGACTTCCTCTTGTGGGGCCCAACCAACAATGTAGCCTCTCTCTTCTGTGCCTTTAGACAATTCTGGTGGGATCTCTTTTGAATCACTGGTTACTGCATCAGGTCGAATGACCCACAAGAAACGAGAACCACTGCTCACTAGCCCATACCAGAACTCCATATATTGCTCCTTTGTCATAACAGCAAGACTTCCAAAGGAAACATAGATCACGGATTTTGGTGGTTGTGAGTCCAGCCATGTAATACAACTCATGTCTTCTTGCCACAGACTGTTTGAAGAAGGCAGTGATGAGGATGTTTCTCCCACTAGCTTGTACTTGAGATGGGAGTGCAATGGGCCAATTGTGTACAGATTTGGACAAAAAGTGCGTATTTGAGATAGTATTGGACCCTctaaatcatcaaatgtgttaAGTATAAGCCCATGAGCTCTTGGGTTTTCTGTACTTTCAGGAAGATAGAGATTGAAGCTTGGGTCTGACAAGCTGCCAGAACGACAGAACATTGGAAGATCACGACGTCTGAAGATCCCTTCCATGCCTGGTATGCTCTTTATTGGTGCATCCAAGTCGTTATCTACTAGAATTCGACAAACCAAATAAATATACAACACAGGAATCGTTAAAACAAGAGCAGAGATAATATAAGTAGATTATGCACCTGCAAACGGGAGTTCACCAGCTTCAATGAGCTTGGGAAGACAGAAGAAGACCCAAAGGCAACAAGCACTAATTGTACGAACAAATATAATAGGTATTCCTACCTCATTAGCTACATCACAAGTATACCCCATTATACCATCTGCAATAATACAAGTTACCGGCCTACGTGAATCTGAATTAAGTTTACCAGAAGTCAAAAGATCTTTAAAAAGGATCTTGTTTTTGGTTTTCAGGGAGTCAAACATTTCCATAAGCCCGCTCCCAGAGCGAGGATGATCGTCTGGAAGGCCATCAGATATAGTTTCTAGGTGGAAACCGGGGTAACAATCAAACCGGGACTGTATATTAGAGTATTTAAGGAGTCGGGTATGAATATGACCAGTGACAAGGAATGTGACATGAATACCCGAGAGGCACAGAAGCTCAGCTAGCTTGAACATGGAGTTCACCGGGCCTTGTAGCGGCAAGGGGAAGATCAGTACATGTGGTGGGAGTTCTTGATCCATCACATAAACTGTTTCTGAGTTATGTGCTTTATGTATAAATCTGTACAAAgaacatcaataaataatataGTTACAGATTCTTTAGCTAATAGCAAACAGAAAACTTATACAAAGTGCTGTTAAAGACTAATTTATTTGTAACATAATATTGTTAACCCTACTGAAGCACATACAGAAAACTGATCTCTACTACGTATACATTAACATTTTCGGATTTTCTATCAACACCCAATGATTTTAATCAAAACCGTTGATGTCATCAATGTATTAACATTTCAATCCTACAAATCATTTCACACAACCATtaatattttcaactttttagATAAAATGCATTGCAAGCGAAACGTGTCAAGATCACCCATTAAGTCATATATCTCCGCTTTACTTTTTAGAATTGTCTAATGTTTATATTGTTTAAAGACAGAACAAACCCTTGAGAGTTGAAACATATCAAACTCTATCATCCAATTGTGTTTTCACCAAAAACAAAATTCCTTAATCCTTCAttcacatattatattatacaaaataaataatacgtTTGATATTCTATACATTATTCGAAAAGTATGAGAAACACCATCTTATGAGTTTAGTTGTTGGGGGGTTTGAAGTCGCTGTTGATTTCTGCAACTTATGAGTTTTGTTGGTGGTGTTTCATGTACATAACAGAAGACTCCATCATCACTTTGGTCGGTTTCAAGATTAggggggggtggggggggggggggggggtgttgaCTGTTGACCGATGGGATAATTATGGTCAAATTATATGAGTTGGTAGAATTAGCGTTAGTATGATGTAGTATTGGGTCAACATCATTGGTCTATTTTTACTAATAACATTTACATCACAATTGTTATTGCTATAAATCCTATAATAATTGGATTATCATAATACTCTCCGGTATCATCCTGGTTAATAAGCTAGTGTATTAGATTTAGATATAGATTTTCACATGAGTGAGTAATAATCATTATAATTGAATAAGTAGAGGCTGAAAAAAGATTACCTGAGGGATTCAATATAGCAGATTGATGTAGTTGAGCTGTTTAGACAACTACAGATTAAGGGTGGAGTTCTTATGGGTAAGTCGGCCCGAATATCAAGTATTGTAGGGAAAGCCGGAAAGGGGGCTATGATTGAAATTTTACCAAACAAGAACCTCTTAATCGCATAAGTGTTCATTTTAACCTTTAAACTTTTGTAAATTTCATTTTATCCATCCGATTTTTTTCCCCTATGATCCCATCTACAGTTTTAACTTTATACCAATTTTTCATTTTAGTCTTTTAAAGGCGCGTTTAGTTAGAGAaaatgtttttatgttttccatttttagttttctagaaaatgaaaaggtttttcatttctaaaaaactcttagaaaattttgaaaacgcgtttaaaataaaagatggagttttcattttagaaaactagaaagcatgttcaaattcacttgttttctaattttaggtttatataaagtttagaaaatagaaaagtgaaaacaaaaagaaaaaaacagttttctaattttagtgcaaaagtttgaaaaaagaattttcattttctaggaaaacatttttaaaaaattacaatttgaacgtgttttctgtttttcatgttttcttggaaaacatgGAGTATTTTTTGCAACCAAACGCcccataaactttttaaaattttcagttTGGAGTTTGGACAACATCTTTAAACCTTCAAGTTTTGCCTTCAGTTTACACTTGACCTTTATACTTTATCCATAAGATGTGTTATACCATACTACCATAGGGACCTTATTCAAAAAACATAGAATTGAAATACTTTCTACACAAAAAGGGAGACATTAAGTCAAACTTTTGTTCTCTCCCCTATTCACATAAACGTGCCAAAGCAAGATAACTTGGAGCCGCTTGAGCGGTGTTTTGTTTTCAACGTTCATAATGATTAATGAAATTGGGCAGTTGTGGATCTAGCCACATGATGCAACCCTTACTAGAACGTAGATTAGACTACTGGCGTAAGAATTTGAGCAAATGGaactaatttgaaaaagaaTGTGCCAGGCTAATGCTTTAAAGGTTTTGAGTACGAGCTCATGGGCTCCATCATGCCTTTTAGCTTGTTTGATCATATGCGCAGAGGAAGGATGAGCAACGTTACTTGATCCGCACATCGTCACATCCAGTGAAGATACTTGTAACATCACCGCAGGTTATAATCACGATATCAGGAACACAATGTGCACacttatcattatttatttttcctgAAATAAGGATGAATTCAATCAGGATATATGAAAGAAACACTAAGTTCGATTTGGAAAAATTTAGCAATTTCAAATAACCAAAGAGAACAAGGGCTTTAAGTCAACACGGAATTAACAGATATCAACTTAAATCTAATTAGCAGTGCAATACAAAAAACAAACTCCCTCCTTGAATCCATTATAGAAACCTATTGGTTCACACTCGCCGGAGTCCAGAAGCCAAATTTTGCACATAGGATATATAAATTGGTAATTGAAGATTTGATTATGTCAGATAACCAGATGGAGCAGAAAGACATTGGAAGATCAATAAAACTAAAGAAAGAAGTAGTCATTAACAAATAAAGCATCTAAATCTCTTCAAGAGAAGTTGAGCATTTTATACATTAATCAACAGGAGTCACTTTGAATAAATTCCAGATTCATATTTTGCCaatgaaaaatatgttatacGAATTTTCAGAAAAAAACTGATTCATAAATGGGAACTGTTAGGAATTGCAAACTATCGCATTGAAGCCAAATAGAATGTCATTAAGTGTCAATTGTTCACATTAATGAGGTCTCATAACACCAAACCTATGATACTGAAGCGCAAGGTCATAGATTGACACGTATAGATCAGCTTATAAACCGTAGGATTGCTTGGCTGCATTCATGAAACAGGGGTCCTTGGCATGCTTGATCCCAGACACACTATGGCACCATTCAGTCATTTGCAGACACTCTGAAACTCCCAAGGATTCTGTTAAACCAACAGCATGTTGTGCAATTTTTGTTTCCGCAGCATTGCTTCATCTTGGCAAAAAGGATAACTTCAAAACTATTATTCATGAAAAGCCAATCCTAGATGTTGCACCTATGTATCTGTAGCAACTAAAGGCATTTTAAAGATTATGAATAGAAATTTTGAGGAGGACAAGCCGGAGTTGATACCCAAAATGATCAAAGAAACAAAGACAGCTTCAGGGATAATACGGAACACCTTTAAAGAAATATCTAGAAAAAATGTGTTCTACGTTTTCTAATTGGGTCCATTTAATAGATACTTATAGAAGCTTACAAGAATATAAGTGAAGCTTTCGGTCATGTTCAGAGTTCTAACCAATTAGGGACGCGGTACATGATGTGACTAAGTGAGTTTTAGAAGTATTGCTTAAATGGGTGAAGCTGACAGCTTGCAGGTTGACAAAAAGCAAGCAGTGATTCCTGTGTATGGTTCAGTCACTGGCTCAGGTCAATGCCTAAAGGGTTTATACAGAAAGTAGGAGTCCTCTGAAATCATAAGAGCATCCCCCTAATCCAAGCAGACCCTCCCTCCTGTTGGAGATGGTCCAATGGTTCGAACTCAACTTTAAAGAAATGGCAGAAATCTGAATAATACAATAATCTGAATTGGTGAAAATATCTTCTTTCTCAATCTCACTTTCTCTCCATCAACTAGATGGCATCCGAGAAagtaactaactatgaccacCAATAAGCTTACTATAGCACAAATCACAACTTACCAAtagctttttaaaattatgGCTTATATAAGTAAGCTTAAAAAGCTCTGCCAAACACCAAACtagctaattttatttttatgaaaaaacaaaaaacaaaaaaagctaCAACAGcttaaaaaataactaaaacaaacACTTCCTAATGAATACTACAAGTTTAATTAAAACCCTAACTCATAaaccaaaccctaattaatGAAGAAGAAAATCTGGCAATGGAAATGATTCAAAAAATTAACATAATCGCATCGATTATTACGAAAAAAAAGAAGAGTGGAAATCAAATGTATACCTGCGCATGAATGAGATCGGATCGAAGGAGAAGAAAAACAATTTGGACCATTTCTCGATTTGTGCGTGTCATCCTTGCGCAGGGGCCATGCTAATCTTCTCTGTATCGTTCCAATTTTATCGGATGTCCCCGAAGGGACGATATGGGTTGCCTCCCGGTGCCTTATAAACCCTTGACAAGACCCCTCTCTGACCGATGTGGGATACGCTACGCAAGGAAGTAGAGCATAATGTAATTAAGCACTTAAGCCTATCTTATttctccttatgcattttttattttaaacgaAATAATTACAAAACTCACTTTCTCAATCTTTATCCTGTATTATGCATCTAATCTTTAGCTTATAAACATTAGTATAGGTTAAGTGACTCGTAATGTGTCAACCTACAACTCAAAAAAGTATATTGTGTATTGAAATCTAAATAtgtttttgtgtgtatatattacaATGTTATGTATTTGTCCaatcaaaatattttaagaatgaCATTGAACTGAATGCGGAAGCGTGGATATACACAAAGCATCGCTATATGCATAAAATAATATGAGTagttttttataagttaaattcACACAATAGATGAGTTTAAATTTCGATACTATAATATAGAGTTCGGGTTATAGCTcgatatagtttcaagcacttatCGCGATTAGTATTTATTTAgtaaataataatgacaaaagagaattaattagttatttaattttttagaaaacaagtggaTGTGAGTCTATATCGGCTTCTTTTTAATACTATGCACATAACTATTAGATTAAGAAAGACACATACAACCAACAAATGTGATCAACTTTCTTCATGGTAAAAAACATGAACAATTGGCATACCAAAAGGCTGGTACCCAAGTCCTCAAACCTgtcatttcttcttttttaaggTTCAGAAAAGGATAATTTGGTTTTCAGCTTACAAATgatatgatcaatgacttgATTTGTTTTTCGGCTTACAAATgatatgatcaatgacttgATCAATGAAAAAGTGATGGTCTTTTTTCTGTCTCAAGGGTGATGGGATGGGACAAAGTTTTTGATGTTGGGTCCGGATATTGCTACAACCAAGTATATCATAAGGATTAAAGAAGAAACGCAGATACTTAAATAAACTTCTCAATTAGTTTGGACATCTCCAATAATCATCATGATTTTGGTTAGAGAGAGATACATACATAGGCACATGCGAACAAATTCAATCGAACTACCCCCAACTAGTGGAACCAATGATTCCGTTATATAACATTATAACAAAAGCAGCATGAACCATTTCTGAAGGTTGCTTGACTGAGTTGCAAGATGATGAGCCTGTGGCATGCTTGATTTCAAATGCACAATCGTATATCACTTGGTTTCTTGCAGACAGTCTGAATCTCCCAAGGATTGTCTAGCGAATAAACAGCATGTCAATCATCGTTGTTTACGCAGTCTCTTGCTTTTTCTCAGTGAAAGGGGCTATTTCAAAACCGCTGGCAGAATGGTTGACAAACAGCAAGCAACGATTCATATGGGAGGTTCAATCAGGTTCAGGCTTAGTCTTTAACCTCCGTTCGCTAGAAACATGTTCAAAACTTAAAAGGAATCACAGCTGAAGTACATGAATAGGGTGTATTGTCAAGTTGGCTGCCTAAAAGTAGCAGCACATAAGGCTATAGGAGGCTTCTGGACTCCTAATGAATGTAAATTGACTCTGCAGAGTATCTGTAAAGGTGTTCCTATGATCTGCTCATCATTATgattaaaaccaaaaagtgCAAGATATGTAACTGACTTTTGGAGGATTTTACAGTGAAAAGGACTGAAAAGataaattatcaacaaataCTATCACCCAATCATATCCCATACTGAAGTGTAGATCACACTTTACATCACCCCCACCATACGAAAATGAGAATGTACCTTTTAGGCATTTGGAAATTGTCATGCTGAAGCCAAATAGCTTACACTCACTATCATGGATCCTATACAGCATAAACTTTGTGGACAAACCACACAGTTGACAGTACTAACGATATTGAAGTGGAAGGCAGCAATTTACAAAGAGGAGATGTGTTTCTTCTACCTCTCACCTGAATTAAGAGGAAAAAGCTGATGACACTCAAACCTACAAAGTAACAAATAGAAACTCGAATTATCTGTCTTaaccaagaaaacaaaaactaatgCAGTTACACACATGCAGAAACAGTTGCAATCGTCAAAAGTAAAGAGGGATTGAGCTCAATACCTTCAGGGTTTGAAACAGCtgattgattattaatgtaaatacAAGGGTGCAACTTCTAGCATGTTATAAAGTGGAGGCAGTTACTAAACTGTCATTGGTGATGAAATGACATCCAAAGTTCCCAACAGTCCAAATAAATTTCCTAACCTGCATCACCGCTACAAGCAAAACCTAGCCGAAATAAGTTTACACGAAATGGTCCATACTTTACAGCGTAAACCACAACTTTACTTATGAGTCCATGTTTAAAACCCTGTTTGATGAACCAAGAAACCACTAAATGATGATCAACTAAATCTGCCAAAACAAAATGGGTAATGGAATACGACATTTACACATAATCACAATAATCACACCAAAAATTACTGATTTGCAGATTCGTTTACTAATGAAAGGATAAATTCCTAGGCTGCAAAAAAAATATCAGCTAGTAACcaaaattaattgatttatggGGACCATTTTGTTCCCATGTGCTCTTGTAAAGCTCTGATTTGGATGACAATAAATTTACCaccttttaaatatatatatatatatataatccatcAAAGCTAGCTCAATTGGACCACCTGCCATTACACATGTTTGTATTCCTCAAATAACTCAGGCACATCAAAACACACCCAAAAAGCCTTTAGTAATAAAGACAAACTGGCTGCCTCCATCATGTCCACCGAACCATCGCCTAACAATCGCAGACTGGTGCTTTTTCCATTGCCATTTCAAGGCCACATAAATCCCATGCTACAGTTAGCAAACATTCTTCACACTAAGGGCTTCAAGATTACTATTATACACACCGATTTCAACATTCCAAACCAAACAAACTACCGACAATTCACCTTCAAATCTATATCAGATGGCTTGTCCAAAACCATGGCCGATAATGTGAATCTGGACACTGTTAGTTCTGTCATCAACTTCATGAACAAAAGCTACATTCCATCGTTCAGAAATTGCCTGGCTACATTGCTAGAACAGGAGCCTGTGGCATGCTTGATCTCAGATGCACTATGGCACTTCACTCAGTCTGTTGCAGACAGTTTGAAGCTTCCAAGGATCATCTTACGGACCAGCAACATGTCATGCATGCTTGTTTACGCAGCCTTTCCCGTTCTTGATGAAAAGAGTTACTTCAAAACGACTATTCAAGAAGAGCCGATAAAAGATCTAGCACCTATGACAACCAGAGACATAGTAAAGATTATGAATGGAGATTTTGAGGAGGGCAAGCTGGAGTTGATATCCAGCATGATCAAAGAAACAAAGGCAGCTTTAGGGATCATTTGGAACACCTTTAAAGAGCTCGAAGAACCCGAGTTTTTAGCCATATCTGAAAGCTTCCAAGTTCCAAGTTTTCCAATAGGTCCATTTCATAAATATTTTACAGCCTCCTCTAGCAG harbors:
- the LOC122604366 gene encoding 7-deoxyloganetic acid glucosyl transferase-like isoform X1, translated to MNTYAIKRFLFGKISIIAPFPAFPTILDIRADLPIRTPPLICSCLNSSTTSICYIESLRFIHKAHNSETVYVMDQELPPHVLIFPLPLQGPVNSMFKLAELLCLSGIHVTFLVTGHIHTRLLKYSNIQSRFDCYPGFHLETISDGLPDDHPRSGSGLMEMFDSLKTKNKILFKDLLTSGKLNSDSRRPVTCIIADGIMGYTCDVANEVGIPIIFVRTISACCLWVFFCLPKLIEAGELPFAVDNDLDAPIKSIPGMEGIFRRRDLPMFCRSGSLSDPSFNLYLPESTENPRAHGLILNTFDDLEGPILSQIRTFCPNLYTIGPLHSHLKYKLVGETSSSLPSSNSLWQEDMSCITWLDSQPPKSVIYVSFGSLAVMTKEQYMEFWYGLVSSGSRFLWVIRPDAVTSDSKEIPPELSKGTEERGYIVGWAPQEEVLAHNAVGGFLTHSGWNSTLESVIEGVPMICWPYFLDQQVNSRFVGEVWKLGLDMKDTCDKVIIEKTVRELMEDRKDEFRRSADQMSNFAKQCLIDGGSSYCNLERLIKDIEAM
- the LOC122604366 gene encoding 7-deoxyloganetic acid glucosyl transferase-like isoform X2; the protein is MNTYAIKRFLFGKISIIAPFPAFPTILDIRADLPIRTPPLICSCLNSSTTSICYIESLRFIHKAHNSETVYVMDQELPPHVLIFPLPLQGPVNSMFKLAELLCLSGIHVTFLVTGHIHTRLLKYSNIQSRFDCYPGFHLETISDGLPDDHPRSGSGLMEMFDSLKTKNKILFKDLLTSGKLNSDSRRPVTCIIADGIMGYTCDVANEVGIPIIFVRTISACCLWVFFCLPKLIEAGELPFADNDLDAPIKSIPGMEGIFRRRDLPMFCRSGSLSDPSFNLYLPESTENPRAHGLILNTFDDLEGPILSQIRTFCPNLYTIGPLHSHLKYKLVGETSSSLPSSNSLWQEDMSCITWLDSQPPKSVIYVSFGSLAVMTKEQYMEFWYGLVSSGSRFLWVIRPDAVTSDSKEIPPELSKGTEERGYIVGWAPQEEVLAHNAVGGFLTHSGWNSTLESVIEGVPMICWPYFLDQQVNSRFVGEVWKLGLDMKDTCDKVIIEKTVRELMEDRKDEFRRSADQMSNFAKQCLIDGGSSYCNLERLIKDIEAM
- the LOC122605446 gene encoding UDP-glycosyltransferase 76C2-like; this translates as MSTEPSPNNRRLVLFPLPFQGHINPMLQLANILHTKGFKITIIHTDFNIPNQTNYRQFTFKSISDGLSKTMADNVNLDTVSSVINFMNKSYIPSFRNCLATLLEQEPVACLISDALWHFTQSVADSLKLPRIILRTSNMSCMLVYAAFPVLDEKSYFKTTIQEEPIKDLAPMTTRDIVKIMNGDFEEGKLELISSMIKETKAALGIIWNTFKELEEPEFLAISESFQVPSFPIGPFHKYFTASSSSLLEQDRSYMLWLDRQPISSVLYVSFGSVVHMGKSEFTNMAWGLANSKQRFLWVVRPASVSDSEWLESLPTGFMEEVGERGCIIKWAPQQEVLAHQAIGGFWTHNGWNSTLESICEGVPMICSPCAYDQPINARYVTDVWRIGVMLDNMSEREEIERAIKRVIIDKEGIEMRQRSKSLQKKVNLSLEKGGSANQSLDSLVDYLFSL